From Mesobacillus jeotgali, the proteins below share one genomic window:
- a CDS encoding YhcN/YlaJ family sporulation lipoprotein, translating into MNKSIIIAGCAVFTLGLAGCGANNNAADDNRNQKAEISQVRRGPATEGNRLQLADRAERQVEQMPEVDDARVIISGNDAYVAVRLADNNMDNNGNAQINGALDGNGRTFADNGRVDNDDNRAGNDGIIDGQGDAGKGNRQNAGNGNGANTLGNDNNNGMNGTAGNNGDNLTSLEQQIEQRVRQANKGVDNVYVSVDRNAYNRMGTFADDLRTNGNRDGLFDDFRGTMGDFFGR; encoded by the coding sequence ATGAATAAATCAATTATTATCGCAGGCTGTGCTGTTTTTACATTAGGATTGGCAGGATGCGGAGCGAATAACAATGCCGCGGATGATAATCGTAACCAGAAGGCAGAAATCTCCCAGGTCAGAAGAGGACCAGCAACTGAGGGTAACAGACTTCAGCTCGCTGATCGCGCAGAACGTCAAGTCGAACAGATGCCAGAAGTAGACGATGCTCGGGTCATCATCTCGGGCAATGATGCGTACGTAGCTGTAAGACTTGCGGACAATAACATGGACAACAACGGAAATGCACAAATCAATGGTGCATTGGATGGCAATGGCAGGACCTTTGCTGACAATGGCCGCGTTGACAACGATGACAATCGCGCCGGAAATGATGGCATTATTGACGGCCAGGGCGATGCTGGAAAAGGAAACCGCCAGAATGCTGGCAATGGGAATGGTGCCAATACTTTAGGTAATGACAACAACAATGGTATGAATGGTACTGCAGGCAATAACGGTGATAACTTAACTTCGTTAGAACAGCAGATTGAACAAAGAGTCCGTCAGGCGAATAAAGGTGTCGACAATGTATACGTCTCTGTTGATCGTAACGCCTATAACAGAATGGGAACATTCGCGGACGATCTCCGCACAAACGGAAACAGGGATGGCCTTTTCGATGATTTCCGCGGTACAATGGGCGATTTCTTCGGAAGATAA
- a CDS encoding DoxX family membrane protein, protein MFAKWLRENNVAAGILTVIRVWLGYNWMTAGWGKLTGPGFDASGFLKGAVANPVKGPDGHMVYGWYVSFLESFAIPNVDIFNFIVPLGEFLVGLGLLLGTLTTAAMFFGLVMNFSFFLAGTVSHNPTDIFFGFIILFAGFNAGKYGLDRWVVPFIRKTVFKRGDEGVRNVA, encoded by the coding sequence ATGTTTGCAAAATGGTTAAGGGAAAACAATGTTGCTGCTGGTATATTGACTGTCATTAGGGTATGGCTTGGATACAACTGGATGACTGCTGGATGGGGTAAATTGACTGGCCCTGGATTCGATGCTTCCGGCTTTTTGAAAGGTGCCGTCGCGAATCCGGTAAAAGGTCCAGATGGACATATGGTATACGGCTGGTACGTAAGCTTCCTTGAAAGCTTCGCGATCCCGAATGTAGATATTTTCAACTTCATCGTTCCGCTAGGGGAATTCCTTGTTGGACTTGGATTGCTGCTTGGAACACTGACAACTGCTGCAATGTTCTTCGGACTTGTGATGAACTTCAGTTTCTTCCTTGCAGGAACAGTATCTCATAATCCAACAGACATCTTCTTTGGCTTCATCATCCTGTTTGCTGGATTTAACGCAGGCAAATACGGCCTGGACCGCTGGGTTGTACCATTCATCCGCAAAACAGTTTTCAAACGCGGTGACGAAGGCGTTCGGAACGTCGCTTAA
- a CDS encoding GNAT family N-acetyltransferase: MKRIEKPWIKLKETIDAEDYELIGQLQERCKEHDQTALKLELDYKLAVNGNEQGVQEVNEFMYFDGQQLIGYAGICGFGGPLEVNGLVDPDYRRQGVFTKLFELVVAEWKRRNSGSMLLLSDRLSGAGQNFIAGTGAVYKHSEFEMFLKKDAPPAAPDQLAGITFRKAANADAKEIARQNAIYFNEEVSEEAEDMILPEEEEKRGMTSYLVEKDGQIIGKVNLQLTTKLGAIFGLGVLPEHRRKGYGRALLLLAIEKLREENAKDIMLQVAAENSNALNLYKSCGFEETSTMDYFELK; this comes from the coding sequence ATGAAAAGAATCGAGAAACCTTGGATAAAGTTGAAGGAAACGATTGATGCGGAGGATTATGAACTAATCGGACAACTACAAGAGCGATGCAAAGAACATGACCAAACTGCATTGAAGCTAGAGCTTGATTATAAACTAGCTGTTAATGGGAATGAGCAGGGTGTTCAGGAAGTGAATGAATTTATGTACTTCGATGGGCAGCAGTTGATTGGCTATGCTGGGATTTGTGGTTTCGGAGGCCCGCTGGAAGTGAATGGCCTGGTTGATCCGGATTATCGGCGCCAGGGTGTCTTCACCAAGTTGTTTGAGCTGGTGGTCGCTGAATGGAAACGACGGAATTCAGGGAGCATGCTGCTTCTAAGTGACCGCCTGTCTGGAGCAGGACAGAACTTCATTGCTGGAACAGGAGCGGTATACAAGCATTCTGAATTTGAGATGTTTTTGAAAAAAGATGCTCCACCTGCAGCTCCTGACCAGCTTGCTGGCATTACATTCAGGAAAGCGGCTAATGCGGATGCGAAGGAAATTGCCAGGCAGAATGCGATTTATTTTAACGAAGAGGTTAGTGAGGAAGCCGAGGATATGATTTTGCCCGAGGAAGAGGAGAAGCGCGGGATGACTTCATACCTTGTGGAAAAAGACGGGCAAATCATCGGGAAAGTGAATCTGCAGCTGACCACAAAGCTGGGGGCTATTTTTGGCCTTGGAGTACTGCCGGAGCACCGCCGGAAAGGGTATGGGCGAGCGCTTCTATTGCTGGCCATCGAAAAACTTAGAGAAGAAAACGCGAAAGATATCATGCTTCAGGTTGCAGCTGAGAATTCAAATGCGCTTAACCTATATAAATCCTGCGGCTTTGAAGAAACGTCCACGATGGATTATTTTGAGTTGAAATAG
- a CDS encoding YceI family protein — MAKFAVDQAHSAVGFEVKHMMVSKVKGQFNSYTADVEAADLTDLTTATIAFKLDTASIDTRNEDRENHLKSADFFDVEQYPTIDFKSTSITRDGDDYKVTGDLTIKGVTKPVTFDVEFGGKGTNPWGVEVYGFEAEAKINREDFGLTWNAALETGGVLVGKDIKIKVELEVNPAA; from the coding sequence ATGGCTAAATTTGCAGTAGACCAGGCGCACTCAGCAGTAGGGTTTGAAGTAAAACACATGATGGTATCAAAGGTGAAAGGTCAGTTTAACTCTTATACAGCAGACGTGGAAGCAGCGGACCTGACAGATCTAACAACAGCTACTATCGCTTTCAAGCTCGACACTGCTAGCATTGATACACGCAATGAAGACCGCGAGAACCACTTGAAATCAGCCGACTTCTTTGATGTTGAGCAATATCCGACAATCGATTTCAAATCTACAAGCATCACTCGTGATGGCGATGATTACAAAGTAACTGGTGACTTAACAATCAAGGGTGTAACAAAGCCGGTAACATTTGATGTGGAATTCGGCGGCAAAGGAACAAATCCTTGGGGCGTAGAAGTTTACGGTTTCGAAGCTGAAGCAAAAATCAACCGCGAAGATTTCGGTCTTACTTGGAATGCAGCTCTAGAAACTGGCGGCGTTCTAGTTGGAAAAGACATCAAAATCAAAGTTGAACTAGAAGTAAACCCAGCAGCATAA
- a CDS encoding MFS transporter yields the protein MNRLLWTLSIAQFLAMQVWFNFSAVMPVVEEEWELSSTQSGVIVAFFHIGYVAAVFFYSFLSDRYNPKYSFMYGALIAGVSGVLFSVLAQGFWSALLLRFISGIGIAGIYVPGMKIVAQTSSDRARGAAMGLFVGSLVVGSGFSLLVSGLFINLVGWKGVIFITSCSAILAAALIYFSRIPENIHIHSQRLSMALLKRVLTKRNLLVNVSYTGHCWELYAMWAWIGPFMVYYFESHSVSNSISVGNFIGAFVVMIGGIASFIGGRMSDSFGRLKSIKLFIYISIACSLSIGWLAEASFWILLPLVFVYGFTIIADSPIYNTMITEISDPEITGIALGIQSVMGFSATIFSPMIFGILLDYFNWGIAFTAIGVMTIITPVCITLLRKKLSGDVEVRVS from the coding sequence ATGAATCGTCTGTTATGGACTTTATCGATTGCTCAATTTCTGGCGATGCAGGTGTGGTTTAATTTTTCTGCGGTGATGCCTGTTGTGGAGGAGGAGTGGGAATTGTCCTCGACGCAATCGGGGGTGATTGTTGCTTTTTTTCATATTGGATATGTGGCGGCGGTGTTTTTTTACAGCTTTTTAAGTGATCGTTATAATCCAAAATATTCGTTTATGTATGGAGCGCTGATCGCTGGGGTGTCGGGTGTTCTTTTTAGTGTTTTAGCGCAGGGGTTTTGGTCTGCTTTATTGTTGAGATTTATTTCAGGAATCGGGATTGCGGGGATTTATGTTCCGGGAATGAAGATTGTTGCACAGACTTCGAGCGATCGGGCACGTGGGGCGGCTATGGGATTGTTTGTTGGCTCGCTTGTGGTGGGCTCGGGATTTTCCCTGCTGGTTTCGGGCTTGTTCATTAATCTGGTGGGCTGGAAGGGTGTCATTTTCATTACTTCGTGTTCTGCCATCCTGGCGGCTGCCTTGATTTATTTTTCAAGGATTCCAGAAAATATACATATACATAGCCAGCGTTTAAGTATGGCTCTGTTAAAACGGGTCCTCACAAAGAGGAACCTGCTGGTGAATGTCAGCTATACCGGGCATTGCTGGGAGCTTTACGCGATGTGGGCATGGATTGGCCCTTTTATGGTGTATTACTTCGAGAGTCATAGCGTCTCGAATTCGATATCAGTTGGTAATTTTATCGGAGCGTTTGTGGTGATGATTGGCGGGATTGCCAGCTTCATAGGCGGGAGGATGTCGGATTCGTTCGGCCGGCTAAAATCCATCAAGCTATTTATTTACATCAGTATTGCCTGTTCGCTGTCGATAGGCTGGCTTGCTGAAGCGAGTTTCTGGATTTTGCTTCCGCTTGTTTTCGTATATGGATTTACGATCATTGCAGATTCACCTATTTATAATACGATGATTACGGAAATATCGGATCCGGAAATAACCGGTATTGCCTTGGGGATTCAATCTGTAATGGGTTTTAGCGCAACAATCTTTTCGCCGATGATTTTTGGTATCCTGCTCGATTATTTTAATTGGGGAATTGCCTTTACCGCAATTGGTGTGATGACAATCATAACCCCTGTTTGCATTACGCTTTTAAGGAAGAAATTAAGCGGGGATGTCGAGGTTAGGGTAAGTTGA
- a CDS encoding AI-2E family transporter, whose product MTKSKVQFWLIQILLILTIIYVSTKISFMFQPIGIFISTIFFPILITGFLYFLLNPVVNFLERKKLPRPIAILIIYVVFGGLLVLAIGNLVPAVSKQATELANDLPEFANKTTDYFYDVVRSSEFKSFRNEQREMIDTVQDRLIEYANTLPNKLTNGLKGFLGIVTNIAIILVTVPFLLFYMFKDGHRFPEAVSKFIPKDYRDEGLKILKETGETLSAYIQGQVTVALAVGTLAFIGYLFIDLRYALIMALIVAFTNIIPYVGPIIGGAPAVLVGFFDSPTKALLVVVVILIAQQIEGNLLSPLILGKTLDTHPATIIIILLAAGNLAGVLGMVLAVPTYAVIKTIILNLVKFLRARKRASISVDVN is encoded by the coding sequence TTGACTAAATCGAAAGTGCAGTTTTGGCTGATTCAAATTTTGCTTATTTTGACAATCATTTATGTTTCAACAAAGATTTCCTTTATGTTTCAACCGATCGGGATATTTATTTCTACGATATTCTTTCCGATTCTGATCACTGGTTTCCTCTATTTCCTGCTGAATCCGGTGGTGAATTTTCTCGAGCGCAAAAAGCTTCCGCGGCCGATTGCGATTTTAATCATTTATGTGGTCTTCGGGGGACTTCTGGTTCTGGCCATTGGGAATCTGGTTCCAGCGGTTTCCAAGCAGGCAACTGAGCTTGCTAATGACCTTCCTGAATTTGCGAACAAGACGACTGACTATTTTTATGATGTGGTCCGGTCATCTGAGTTTAAAAGTTTCAGGAATGAGCAGCGCGAAATGATTGATACAGTGCAGGATCGTTTGATTGAGTATGCCAATACTTTGCCAAACAAGCTGACGAATGGACTGAAGGGTTTCCTGGGGATCGTCACCAATATCGCAATCATCCTTGTGACGGTGCCGTTTTTATTATTTTACATGTTCAAGGATGGTCACCGGTTCCCGGAAGCTGTGTCAAAGTTCATCCCGAAGGATTATCGGGATGAAGGGCTTAAAATCCTGAAGGAAACAGGCGAAACCCTGTCTGCTTATATCCAGGGGCAGGTCACGGTCGCTTTGGCGGTTGGGACGCTGGCTTTTATCGGCTATCTATTCATTGATTTGCGCTATGCGCTGATCATGGCGCTGATCGTTGCTTTTACCAACATCATCCCGTATGTTGGGCCGATTATCGGCGGAGCTCCGGCAGTATTGGTCGGTTTCTTTGATTCTCCGACAAAGGCGCTGCTGGTTGTGGTGGTTATCCTTATTGCTCAGCAAATTGAAGGGAACCTGCTTTCTCCGCTAATCCTTGGTAAAACGCTGGATACTCATCCGGCAACAATCATCATTATTTTATTGGCTGCCGGAAACCTGGCCGGTGTGCTTGGAATGGTGCTGGCCGTGCCGACATATGCTGTCATAAAAACAATCATATTGAATCTCGTCAAATTTTTACGGGCGAGAAAAAGGGCAAGTATATCCGTAGACGTGAATTGA
- a CDS encoding helix-turn-helix transcriptional regulator: protein MKNKVKQLREQVGWTQAQLGQKVNVSRQAINAIEKEKFDPSIWLAYDLAKLFNMSIEELFEFEESVRK from the coding sequence TTGAAAAATAAAGTCAAACAACTAAGGGAACAGGTAGGTTGGACACAGGCACAGCTGGGCCAGAAGGTAAATGTATCACGCCAGGCCATCAATGCTATTGAAAAAGAAAAATTTGATCCATCGATCTGGCTTGCCTATGACTTAGCGAAACTTTTCAATATGAGTATTGAGGAATTATTCGAATTCGAGGAGAGTGTGAGAAAATGA
- a CDS encoding DUF3231 family protein — MDKDNVRLTSSEIGSLWGEYVNGTMIDAVNRYMVTIIEDGAIKAIFEDAISTFARQKNQLAKFIENEGFPVPIGFGENDINIGAARLFSDIFCLNYLHIMTLHGLIGHITALSVSVRKDLRDFYDSCDNDAKKMYTQTIELLLEKGNFQRDPLFYPDKNPSFIESEDFTDGIFGNGRYLSATEVISISFNIKKNIMAKTISIAFSQVAQSKEVRKFLVESEKTADQHIQKFTSIMHHDNLPVPRSWETEVTTSTDSPFSDKLMMYHTGFLFQASQVYYGTGLASAMRSDLVTTYESIILKNILVTKKWFDIMKKHKWLEQPPLAPNRKELAGDN, encoded by the coding sequence ATGGATAAGGACAACGTACGGCTTACTTCGTCTGAGATAGGTTCCTTGTGGGGTGAATATGTAAACGGGACAATGATCGATGCAGTAAACAGATATATGGTTACCATCATTGAAGACGGGGCAATAAAAGCCATCTTTGAGGACGCGATTAGTACATTCGCCCGCCAAAAGAATCAGCTCGCTAAATTCATCGAGAATGAAGGTTTTCCTGTTCCAATTGGATTTGGTGAAAATGATATCAATATCGGGGCTGCCAGGCTGTTCTCCGACATTTTCTGCTTGAATTATTTACATATCATGACATTGCACGGATTGATCGGGCACATCACAGCACTAAGCGTATCCGTCAGAAAAGATTTACGGGATTTCTATGATTCGTGTGATAATGATGCCAAGAAAATGTATACCCAGACAATTGAACTATTGCTTGAAAAAGGCAATTTTCAGAGAGATCCCTTATTCTATCCTGATAAAAACCCTAGCTTTATCGAGAGTGAAGATTTTACCGATGGAATCTTCGGAAACGGAAGATATTTATCCGCTACGGAAGTGATCAGCATTTCTTTCAACATCAAGAAAAATATTATGGCCAAAACAATTTCGATTGCCTTTAGCCAAGTGGCTCAATCAAAGGAAGTCAGAAAGTTTCTAGTGGAATCTGAGAAAACGGCGGACCAACACATCCAAAAGTTTACCAGCATTATGCACCATGATAATTTGCCAGTTCCCCGTTCATGGGAAACAGAAGTGACAACTTCCACTGATTCCCCATTTTCGGACAAGCTCATGATGTATCACACAGGATTCCTGTTCCAAGCCTCGCAAGTCTACTACGGAACAGGATTGGCATCTGCCATGCGGTCGGATTTAGTTACAACGTACGAAAGCATCATTTTGAAAAATATTTTGGTGACAAAAAAGTGGTTTGATATCATGAAAAAGCACAAATGGCTGGAACAACCCCCACTTGCGCCAAATCGAAAAGAACTCGCAGGTGATAACTAA
- the yiaA gene encoding inner membrane protein YiaA, translated as MPNENEILLDKGEQSKPKVRVERKEGEPTSAFKGASWAALLVGISAYLIGLFNAAMQLNEKGYYFAVLIFGLYASVSLQKAVRDKEEGVPVTGIYYGISWFALVVSVSLMAIGLYNAGSIVLSEKGFYGMSFVLSLFAAITVQKNIRDTQRARERD; from the coding sequence ATGCCTAATGAAAATGAGATTTTATTGGATAAAGGCGAGCAAAGTAAGCCGAAGGTGAGAGTCGAAAGGAAAGAAGGAGAGCCTACTTCAGCGTTTAAAGGGGCTTCCTGGGCAGCGCTGTTAGTGGGGATTTCCGCTTATTTAATCGGACTGTTCAATGCAGCCATGCAGCTGAATGAAAAAGGCTATTATTTTGCTGTTTTGATCTTTGGACTTTACGCATCCGTGTCATTGCAAAAAGCGGTCCGGGACAAGGAAGAGGGAGTACCTGTTACCGGCATTTATTACGGCATCAGCTGGTTTGCGCTGGTCGTATCCGTTTCATTGATGGCCATCGGCTTGTATAATGCAGGCAGCATTGTTCTAAGCGAAAAAGGGTTCTATGGCATGTCATTTGTTCTTAGCCTTTTTGCAGCGATAACGGTTCAGAAGAATATCAGGGACACACAAAGGGCAAGGGAGAGAGACTGA
- a CDS encoding PaaI family thioesterase, producing MKKRIDEYQIHENHFEQILEQVKNDPYAQSLGIQLTKFEAGFAEAVLDVQDHMVNAHGTVHGAVIYALADHAFSVACNAYGKTSVGLSTTIQFIEAVKPGEKIVARATETRRNFRTGFYRIEIFHENNTVATMEAVSYRKDHYFVQLEDQE from the coding sequence GTGAAGAAGAGAATTGATGAATACCAAATCCATGAAAACCATTTCGAGCAAATTCTTGAGCAAGTAAAAAACGACCCTTATGCACAGTCATTAGGTATTCAGTTAACGAAATTTGAGGCAGGCTTTGCTGAAGCGGTGCTGGATGTGCAAGATCATATGGTGAATGCACACGGAACCGTCCATGGTGCGGTAATCTATGCTCTGGCTGATCACGCTTTTTCGGTAGCATGCAATGCCTATGGGAAAACTTCGGTGGGCTTATCAACCACCATCCAGTTTATTGAAGCAGTGAAACCGGGAGAGAAAATCGTGGCAAGGGCGACAGAAACAAGGCGGAACTTCCGGACAGGATTTTACAGAATCGAAATTTTTCATGAAAATAACACCGTCGCCACAATGGAGGCTGTTTCTTACCGGAAGGACCATTATTTTGTTCAACTTGAAGATCAGGAGTAA
- a CDS encoding ABC transporter ATP-binding protein translates to MNHSTIIHFNNVTKQYDNDPPVLDSVSFEIERGKFYTLLGPSGCGKTTILRLIAGFTEATSGDIFFNGTRINDLPANKRQVNTVFQDYALFPHLNVFENVAFGLRIKKMKNADIEAKVREALQFVNLSGYETREIREMSGGQRQRVAIARAIVNEPEVILLDEPLSALDLKLRTEMQYELRELQQRLGITFIFVTHDQEEALAMSDEIFVINQGKIMQSGSPTDIYDEPINRFVADFIGESNIVKGTMIEDNLVEFTGRRFECVDKGFNPNEPVEIVIRPEDLEITTVGNGKLQVKVDSQLFRGVHYELSCYDNEGNEWLVHSTKKAAVGEQIGLYFDPEAIHVMRLGETEEEFDARLEAYEDGEVK, encoded by the coding sequence ATGAATCATTCTACGATTATTCATTTCAACAATGTAACGAAGCAATACGATAACGACCCGCCTGTTTTGGACAGTGTGAGTTTTGAGATTGAGCGGGGGAAATTCTATACGCTCCTGGGACCGTCTGGCTGTGGAAAAACGACGATTCTTAGATTAATAGCTGGTTTCACGGAGGCGACGTCTGGTGATATCTTTTTCAATGGCACAAGGATTAATGACCTGCCTGCGAACAAGCGCCAGGTGAACACGGTTTTTCAGGATTACGCCCTATTCCCTCATTTGAATGTTTTTGAGAATGTCGCGTTCGGTTTGCGGATCAAGAAGATGAAGAATGCAGATATTGAAGCGAAGGTAAGGGAAGCTTTGCAATTCGTGAATCTTTCAGGCTATGAGACTCGTGAAATTCGTGAGATGTCAGGCGGGCAGCGCCAGCGTGTGGCGATTGCCCGGGCGATTGTCAACGAGCCGGAGGTCATTCTGCTGGATGAGCCATTGTCTGCACTTGACCTGAAGCTGCGTACTGAAATGCAGTATGAGCTTCGCGAGCTGCAGCAGCGTCTTGGCATCACGTTTATTTTTGTCACGCATGACCAGGAAGAAGCGCTGGCAATGTCGGATGAGATTTTCGTCATCAATCAGGGGAAGATCATGCAGAGCGGCAGCCCGACGGATATTTATGATGAGCCGATCAATCGATTTGTGGCTGATTTCATTGGTGAATCGAACATCGTGAAAGGCACGATGATTGAAGACAATCTCGTTGAGTTTACGGGCAGGCGCTTTGAGTGTGTCGATAAGGGCTTCAACCCGAACGAGCCGGTTGAAATCGTCATCCGACCTGAGGATCTGGAAATCACCACAGTCGGGAACGGCAAACTTCAGGTAAAGGTGGATTCACAATTATTCCGCGGCGTGCACTATGAACTGAGCTGCTACGACAATGAAGGCAATGAATGGCTTGTCCACTCCACGAAAAAGGCAGCAGTGGGAGAACAAATCGGGCTTTATTTTGATCCGGAAGCCATCCATGTCATGCGTCTTGGTGAAACGGAAGAGGAGTTTGATGCGCGTCTAGAAGCATATGAGGATGGAGAAGTGAAATGA
- a CDS encoding ABC transporter permease has product MNTKLTRSWYTLPYTLWMVFFVIAPIVLVVYYSFLDINGQFSLANYQKFFTPVYLTMTLSSFWYAFLITFFSFLVAYPTAYLLTKTKHKQLWLLLIIVPSWINLLLKAYAFLGIFGTYGVSNQLLEAIGIGTQQILFTDFSFIFVSVYIFIPFMILPIFNSLNELNPTLIDAANDLGASKWTTFTRVIFPLTIEGVKSGVQVTFIPALSLFMLTRLIAGNRVITLGTAIEQHFLVTQDWGMGSTIAVFLIIIMFAIMAVTGTRKRGV; this is encoded by the coding sequence ATGAACACGAAACTGACACGTTCATGGTACACACTGCCTTATACGCTCTGGATGGTGTTCTTCGTCATCGCGCCGATTGTGCTGGTTGTCTACTATTCATTCCTGGACATCAACGGCCAGTTTTCGCTGGCCAACTACCAGAAGTTCTTCACTCCAGTCTATTTGACGATGACGCTGAGCTCTTTCTGGTACGCATTCCTGATTACCTTTTTCTCATTTTTGGTTGCTTACCCAACGGCTTATCTTTTAACGAAAACAAAACATAAACAGCTCTGGCTATTGCTGATCATCGTTCCTTCATGGATCAATCTTTTGTTAAAAGCCTACGCATTCCTTGGGATTTTTGGGACATACGGAGTCAGCAATCAATTGTTGGAAGCAATCGGGATTGGCACGCAGCAAATTCTGTTTACTGATTTCAGTTTTATTTTCGTATCGGTTTATATTTTCATCCCATTCATGATTTTACCGATTTTCAATTCGCTGAATGAATTGAATCCGACCTTGATTGATGCGGCCAATGATTTAGGAGCATCCAAATGGACGACCTTCACGAGGGTTATTTTTCCGCTGACGATTGAAGGGGTCAAGTCAGGGGTTCAGGTGACGTTCATTCCGGCATTGTCGCTGTTCATGCTGACTCGCCTTATTGCTGGAAACCGTGTCATCACGCTCGGTACGGCGATTGAGCAGCATTTCCTCGTGACGCAGGATTGGGGAATGGGTTCGACGATTGCGGTATTTTTGATCATCATCATGTTCGCGATCATGGCTGTTACTGGTACAAGAAAGAGGGGTGTGTAG
- a CDS encoding ABC transporter permease — protein MERKTSKLANVFLMIVFFILYAPIFFLIFYSFNSGGTMYNFESFTLDWYKELFSDVRLLIIVLNTLVVALLSAVIATIIGVIGALAIHAVKKRSTRNALLSLNNVLIVSPDVIIGASFLILFTISGYKLGFYSVLLSHIAFSVPIVVLMVLPKLSEMSSSLVDAARDLGANSWDVLTKVILPYLSPGIMAGFFMALTYSLDDFAVTFFVTGNGFSTLSVEIYSLARRGVSLNINALSALLFLFTIVLVVVYYFITQRQKLNAVGVRK, from the coding sequence ATGGAGCGAAAAACTTCTAAGCTGGCGAATGTATTCTTAATGATCGTTTTCTTCATTTTATACGCGCCAATCTTTTTCCTCATTTTTTACTCGTTCAACAGCGGGGGGACGATGTACAATTTTGAAAGCTTCACGCTCGATTGGTACAAAGAATTGTTCAGCGATGTCCGATTGCTGATCATTGTATTGAACACGCTGGTCGTTGCCTTGCTGTCAGCGGTGATTGCAACCATCATTGGTGTCATCGGGGCATTGGCAATTCATGCGGTAAAAAAACGCTCCACACGCAATGCGCTGCTGTCCTTGAACAATGTGCTGATTGTCAGTCCGGACGTCATCATCGGGGCGTCATTCCTGATTCTGTTTACGATTTCCGGCTACAAGCTCGGATTCTATTCCGTTTTGCTCTCCCATATTGCTTTTAGCGTGCCGATTGTCGTTCTGATGGTGCTGCCGAAGCTGTCTGAAATGAGCTCTTCACTTGTTGATGCGGCAAGGGACCTTGGTGCGAACAGCTGGGATGTCCTGACAAAGGTCATCCTGCCATACCTATCGCCAGGGATCATGGCTGGCTTTTTCATGGCGCTGACTTACTCGCTCGATGATTTCGCAGTGACATTTTTCGTAACAGGTAACGGCTTCAGCACCTTATCTGTGGAAATTTACTCCCTGGCACGCCGTGGCGTATCCTTAAATATTAATGCTTTATCGGCGTTATTATTCTTATTCACAATCGTTCTTGTCGTAGTCTATTACTTCATCACACAGCGCCAGAAGCTGAACGCAGTGGGGGTGAGGAAATGA